Proteins encoded in a region of the Butyricicoccus intestinisimiae genome:
- a CDS encoding MurR/RpiR family transcriptional regulator, translating to MKKNPYAAIKSQYSSFSKVSKKIADFILDDPTHVTEISVQQAARELDIAESSIVRFSKLVGCSGFTEMKLLLAKYASKAVHTIFEDLSENDTVESITKNVFSRNIDTLERALSLLDFDKIDRAASILSQASCILIAGVGASGTIAEDFYIRLMRIGMRAESLTDSHLMQIRAGQCDASTVMIGISHTGKTHEIVSALATAREYGAKTIGITGYPHTPLKRSSDICLELYSPEQLFVSPRVAQFSLIDSLYVSIAIRQKDRVVQNIHRMNEVLEPFRMD from the coding sequence ATGAAAAAGAACCCTTATGCAGCAATAAAATCACAATATTCATCCTTTTCTAAGGTCAGCAAGAAAATTGCAGACTTTATTCTGGACGATCCGACACACGTTACAGAAATCAGCGTCCAGCAGGCGGCACGGGAATTAGACATCGCGGAATCGAGTATTGTTCGATTTTCCAAGCTGGTTGGATGCTCCGGCTTTACAGAGATGAAGCTGCTGCTTGCCAAGTATGCATCCAAAGCTGTTCACACGATTTTCGAAGATCTCTCGGAAAACGACACGGTGGAATCCATCACAAAAAATGTCTTTTCGCGCAACATTGACACGCTGGAGCGCGCGCTGAGTCTGCTCGACTTTGATAAAATTGACCGCGCCGCATCGATTCTCAGTCAGGCTTCCTGCATTCTCATTGCCGGCGTCGGCGCGTCCGGCACCATTGCCGAGGATTTTTACATCCGGCTCATGCGCATCGGCATGCGCGCAGAATCGCTGACCGATTCCCATTTGATGCAGATCCGCGCGGGGCAATGCGATGCGTCCACGGTCATGATTGGTATTTCGCACACCGGCAAGACCCATGAGATTGTCTCCGCCCTCGCCACTGCCAGAGAATACGGCGCCAAAACCATCGGCATCACAGGATATCCCCATACACCGCTCAAGAGGTCTTCGGATATTTGTCTGGAGCTGTACTCGCCGGAACAGCTGTTTGTCTCTCCGCGCGTGGCACAGTTCTCCCTCATCGACAGTTTATATGTCAGCATCGCCATTCGGCAGAAAGACCGTGTCGTACAGAACATTCATCGCATGAACGAAGTATTAGAACCGTTTCGAATGGATTGA
- a CDS encoding endonuclease/exonuclease/phosphatase family protein, with translation MQGMSYEKRIALGNQVPTLGQFQVIKQIPQYQTCEVHNLVPAPKNVPETLKHVVFNIERGVTLHETIDFLKMCPDLKDIDIIYANELDDGAERSGNQNVAMEIAKAIGMNYAYGLEFIELVNPNDEKGFHGNALFSRWPIRWAKAVHLPEQYNWYFDRQKRIGARVGIVCSLDVGGREVGAVVVHLENRTDSAGRAAQMDAIYQEIQRSFAPDVPIMIGGDLNTNTFDGNDIPGFTKLFNDPKRLAEHMAKVENYERALPQAEEHGFSYHEFSSTEGTRRKPMPNGACMLLKLDWLMARGMTCQERGTISTETKDCTWAQPDSALAKFTGKELSDHNACWAICKFQ, from the coding sequence ATGCAAGGCATGTCCTATGAAAAGCGCATTGCACTGGGTAATCAGGTTCCGACCTTGGGACAATTTCAAGTAATTAAACAGATTCCGCAGTATCAGACCTGTGAGGTACACAACTTGGTTCCGGCTCCGAAAAACGTACCGGAAACGCTCAAGCACGTGGTATTTAATATTGAACGCGGCGTGACGCTGCATGAGACCATTGATTTTCTAAAAATGTGTCCGGATCTCAAAGATATTGATATTATTTACGCCAATGAGCTGGATGACGGCGCAGAGCGTTCGGGGAACCAGAATGTTGCCATGGAAATCGCAAAGGCAATCGGTATGAACTACGCATACGGTTTGGAGTTCATCGAGCTGGTCAATCCGAATGACGAAAAGGGATTTCATGGCAATGCACTGTTTTCCCGCTGGCCGATTCGCTGGGCAAAGGCCGTGCATCTGCCGGAACAGTACAATTGGTATTTTGATAGACAGAAGCGCATTGGCGCCCGCGTCGGCATTGTTTGTTCGCTGGATGTCGGCGGCCGTGAAGTCGGCGCTGTGGTTGTCCATCTGGAAAACCGCACGGACAGTGCGGGCAGAGCTGCACAAATGGATGCGATTTATCAGGAAATCCAGCGTTCGTTTGCGCCGGATGTGCCGATTATGATTGGCGGCGATTTGAATACCAATACATTTGATGGTAATGATATTCCGGGCTTTACCAAGCTGTTCAACGATCCGAAGCGGCTGGCTGAGCACATGGCAAAGGTAGAAAACTATGAACGCGCACTGCCGCAGGCAGAAGAGCACGGATTTTCCTATCACGAATTCAGCAGCACGGAGGGCACACGACGCAAGCCGATGCCGAACGGTGCGTGCATGCTGCTCAAGCTGGATTGGCTGATGGCGCGCGGCATGACCTGCCAAGAGCGCGGCACCATCTCTACAGAGACCAAGGATTGTACATGGGCACAGCCGGACAGTGCGCTGGCGAAGTTCACAGGAAAAGAACTGTCCGATCACAACGCCTGCTGGGCGATCTGCAAATTTCAATAA
- a CDS encoding DNA methyltransferase has translation MTAQEQRAAARKFAEDWNGRGDEKQDTQVFWIALLQHVFGVERPTEFIQFEKTVQLSHKSFIDGYIPQTKVLIEQKGKDIKLKHAYRQSDGSSLTPYQQAQRYAGYLPYEERPRWIIVCNFQEFNLYDTNYPNGEPEVIRLSDLEKEYHRLACIVNENSKAVKKEMEVSIAAGEIVGKLYNALLRQYNNPEDEESLKSLNVLCVRLVFCLYAEDAEIFGSRNMFLNYLQEFDTRHMRKALIELFQVLDTKPEERDPYLEPELAAFPYVNGGLFAKEDIEIPQFTEEICELLLEKASADFDWSDISPTIFGAVFESTLNPETRRKGGMHYTSIENIHKVIDPLFLDDLRAELNEIQQIQVDKTRKQKLEAYRDKLSQLTFLDPAAGSGNFLTETYLCLRRLENQALRLLSDQLVMGDTINNPIKVSIQQFYGIEINDFAVTVAKTALWIAESQMLKETEDIISHTIDFLPLKSYVNIVEANALRMDWETVVPKNRLNYIMGNPPFVGYSLQSKEQKSDILSIYIDEKGKTYKTAGKIDYVSGWYWKAAQLMQNTTIRTAFVSTNSITQGEQVAGVWKPLYDRFGIHIDFAHRTFIWDSEANMKAHVHCVIVGFSCAVNEKPRMLFTGNRMQIVNNINAYLIDAPDIFITNLNKPLSVIPEMTTGNRPADGGHLIIEDNEYEEFISSEPNAKKYIKRLVGSTEFINNKKRWCLWLVGVSPIELRKMPKVMERIELCRQDRLSGAADRQKLASTPSLFRETKNPQSFILMPKVSSEKRKYIPAGFLDENTISTDLNFIIPEATLYHFGVLESNIHMAWMRSVCGRLKSDYRYSANIVYNNFPWPDATDAQKAKIEQTAQGILDARALYPDSSLADLYDELTMPPELRKAHQKNDQAVLAAYGIKKGDAAYSSESACVAELMRRYQALTET, from the coding sequence ATGACAGCGCAGGAACAGCGTGCCGCCGCACGCAAATTTGCTGAGGACTGGAATGGACGCGGTGACGAAAAGCAGGATACACAGGTATTCTGGATTGCGTTATTGCAGCACGTATTCGGTGTGGAACGTCCAACTGAGTTCATTCAATTTGAGAAAACCGTGCAATTGAGCCACAAAAGTTTTATTGACGGATATATTCCACAGACAAAAGTTTTAATTGAGCAAAAAGGCAAGGACATCAAGCTAAAGCATGCCTATCGGCAGTCGGATGGTTCTTCCCTCACACCATACCAGCAGGCGCAGAGATATGCAGGCTATTTGCCATATGAAGAACGTCCACGCTGGATTATTGTCTGTAATTTTCAGGAATTTAATTTATACGACACCAATTATCCAAACGGAGAGCCGGAAGTTATTCGTTTGTCCGACCTAGAAAAAGAATATCATCGGCTGGCATGCATTGTGAACGAAAACAGTAAGGCGGTCAAAAAGGAAATGGAAGTCTCCATCGCCGCCGGTGAAATTGTCGGCAAGCTGTACAATGCCTTGCTCCGTCAGTACAACAATCCGGAGGATGAGGAAAGTCTAAAAAGTCTGAACGTGCTGTGTGTTCGTCTGGTATTCTGCTTATATGCGGAAGATGCAGAAATATTTGGTTCCCGCAACATGTTTCTGAATTACCTACAAGAATTTGACACGCGGCACATGCGGAAGGCACTGATTGAATTATTTCAAGTGCTGGACACCAAACCAGAGGAACGCGACCCATATTTAGAGCCGGAGCTTGCCGCTTTCCCCTATGTCAACGGCGGATTATTCGCCAAAGAGGACATTGAAATTCCGCAGTTTACAGAGGAAATTTGCGAATTACTGCTCGAAAAAGCCAGTGCGGATTTTGATTGGTCTGACATTAGCCCGACCATTTTCGGTGCGGTATTTGAAAGCACACTGAATCCGGAGACCCGCCGAAAGGGCGGTATGCATTATACCTCAATTGAGAACATTCACAAGGTCATTGACCCGCTGTTTCTCGATGATTTACGCGCAGAGCTGAACGAAATTCAGCAAATCCAAGTAGATAAAACGCGAAAACAAAAACTGGAAGCGTATCGGGACAAGCTGTCTCAGCTGACATTTCTCGATCCCGCCGCGGGAAGCGGAAATTTTTTGACGGAAACCTATCTGTGCCTGCGCCGTTTGGAAAATCAGGCATTGCGTCTCCTGTCCGACCAGTTGGTCATGGGCGATACCATCAACAATCCGATTAAAGTCTCGATTCAGCAATTTTACGGCATTGAAATCAATGACTTTGCTGTGACAGTCGCTAAAACGGCTCTCTGGATTGCGGAAAGTCAGATGCTCAAGGAAACTGAGGATATTATCAGCCACACCATTGATTTCCTTCCGCTCAAGTCCTATGTCAATATTGTGGAAGCAAACGCCCTCCGCATGGATTGGGAAACCGTTGTCCCGAAAAATCGCCTGAATTATATCATGGGCAACCCACCGTTTGTGGGCTACTCTTTACAGAGTAAAGAACAAAAGTCTGATATTCTTTCTATTTATATTGACGAAAAGGGCAAGACATATAAAACTGCCGGAAAAATTGATTATGTCTCTGGCTGGTACTGGAAAGCTGCTCAGCTCATGCAAAATACAACCATTCGCACCGCATTTGTATCTACCAACTCAATTACCCAAGGAGAACAGGTTGCAGGTGTTTGGAAACCGCTATACGACCGTTTTGGTATCCATATTGATTTTGCGCATCGAACATTTATCTGGGATAGCGAAGCGAATATGAAAGCCCATGTGCATTGCGTCATTGTCGGCTTTAGCTGTGCTGTCAACGAAAAACCTCGTATGCTGTTTACCGGAAACCGAATGCAAATCGTAAATAATATCAATGCTTATTTAATTGATGCTCCGGATATATTCATCACTAATCTTAACAAACCACTTTCAGTTATCCCCGAAATGACTACGGGAAATCGTCCTGCTGATGGTGGGCATCTTATCATCGAAGATAATGAATACGAAGAATTTATTTCTTCTGAACCAAATGCCAAAAAATATATTAAGCGTTTAGTTGGATCTACCGAATTTATTAACAATAAAAAGCGTTGGTGTTTATGGCTGGTTGGCGTTTCCCCCATTGAGTTGCGAAAAATGCCAAAAGTTATGGAACGCATTGAATTGTGCAGACAAGACAGACTATCTGGTGCAGCAGATAGGCAAAAATTAGCATCAACTCCTTCGTTGTTTAGAGAAACTAAAAATCCTCAAAGCTTTATTTTAATGCCTAAAGTAAGTTCTGAAAAAAGAAAGTATATTCCAGCCGGATTTCTTGACGAGAATACAATATCTACAGACTTGAATTTTATTATTCCAGAAGCTACTCTATATCATTTTGGTGTTCTTGAGTCCAACATTCATATGGCGTGGATGCGCTCCGTATGCGGAAGATTAAAAAGCGACTACCGCTATTCTGCCAATATTGTCTACAACAACTTCCCTTGGCCGGATGCAACGGATGCGCAGAAGGCAAAGATTGAACAGACGGCGCAGGGCATTTTAGACGCGAGAGCCTTATATCCCGACAGCAGTTTAGCGGACTTATATGACGAACTGACCATGCCGCCGGAGCTTCGCAAGGCACACCAGAAAAATGACCAAGCAGTTTTAGCGGCTTACGGCATCAAGAAAGGTGATGCCGCTTATTCCAGCGAAAGCGCTTGTGTCGCGGAGCTGATGCGCCGGTATCAAGCCTTGACGGAGACGTAA
- a CDS encoding GDSL-type esterase/lipase family protein, with protein MKEKKTVFLGDSITRGYGVSSGEGWVELLHRGKNINHGIDGDTTAGMLRRFSAHVVREQPERVVIMGGVNDLSEGERLGAVIDRLQTMYDRAAMRGIAVVPAICVMPDYDMLLENDWAPYYPGIRTLPQNLEQLADWIRGYAKENGWLCLDFAREFPKYTADGYQRYFSDGIHPNERGHAIMARIARPLLYPQAN; from the coding sequence ATGAAGGAAAAAAAGACCGTTTTTCTCGGAGACAGCATCACGCGGGGATACGGCGTTTCCAGCGGAGAAGGCTGGGTGGAACTGCTGCACCGCGGAAAGAATATCAATCACGGCATTGACGGCGACACGACGGCGGGCATGCTGCGCCGGTTTTCCGCCCATGTCGTGCGGGAGCAGCCGGAGCGTGTGGTCATCATGGGCGGTGTCAATGATCTGAGCGAGGGTGAGCGGCTGGGCGCGGTCATAGACCGTTTGCAGACCATGTATGACCGCGCGGCGATGCGCGGCATTGCCGTGGTTCCGGCAATCTGTGTGATGCCGGACTATGATATGCTGCTGGAAAACGATTGGGCGCCGTACTATCCGGGCATCCGGACGCTGCCGCAGAATTTGGAGCAGCTGGCGGATTGGATTCGCGGTTATGCGAAGGAAAATGGATGGCTGTGCTTAGATTTTGCCCGTGAATTTCCAAAATATACAGCGGATGGATACCAGCGTTATTTCTCCGACGGCATTCATCCCAACGAACGCGGTCATGCGATTATGGCGCGCATCGCAAGACCGCTCTTATATCCTCAGGCAAACTGA
- a CDS encoding purine-nucleoside phosphorylase encodes MNPVYQKLTTCYKSLRALTDFQPKFALVLGTGLGAFADRIRIVQTVSYHAIEGFPTSTVEGHKGQYVFGYVGAVPVVIMQGRVHYYEGYEIADVVLPIRLMKLMGAEILMVTNASGGVNASFHAGDFMLIRDQISSFIPSPLRGANMDELGVRFPDMTEAYDKTLCGIIRNTARKEDIPLQEGVYVQLPGPQFESPAEIRMVRTLGGDAVGMSTACEVIAARHMGMRVCGISCVSNMAAGMTGGPLLHEEVQQNADLVAPRFEKLVYQSIVAIAKSI; translated from the coding sequence ATGAATCCTGTTTATCAGAAACTGACAACATGTTATAAAAGCCTGCGGGCGCTGACGGATTTTCAGCCGAAATTTGCGTTGGTGCTGGGCACGGGTCTGGGCGCGTTCGCTGACCGCATTCGCATCGTGCAGACTGTGAGCTATCACGCCATCGAAGGCTTCCCGACCTCGACGGTGGAGGGACACAAGGGACAGTACGTCTTTGGCTATGTCGGTGCCGTTCCGGTGGTCATTATGCAGGGACGTGTGCACTATTATGAGGGCTATGAAATCGCAGACGTTGTGCTGCCGATTCGCCTGATGAAGCTGATGGGCGCAGAAATTCTCATGGTTACCAACGCTTCCGGCGGCGTCAATGCGTCGTTCCATGCGGGCGATTTTATGCTGATTCGTGACCAAATCTCGTCGTTTATTCCATCTCCGCTGCGCGGCGCGAATATGGACGAGCTGGGCGTTCGTTTTCCGGACATGACCGAAGCGTATGACAAGACGCTATGCGGCATCATTCGCAATACAGCCAGAAAAGAGGATATTCCACTGCAAGAGGGCGTGTATGTTCAGCTGCCGGGGCCGCAGTTTGAATCTCCTGCGGAAATTCGCATGGTTCGCACGCTGGGCGGCGATGCCGTCGGCATGAGTACCGCTTGTGAAGTCATTGCGGCGCGGCATATGGGTATGCGCGTGTGCGGCATTTCCTGCGTGTCCAATATGGCAGCGGGTATGACCGGCGGGCCGCTGCTGCATGAAGAAGTGCAGCAGAATGCAGATCTCGTGGCGCCGCGGTTTGAAAAGCTGGTCTATCAGTCGATTGTGGCAATTGCCAAGAGTATATAA
- a CDS encoding Tex family protein produces MNITETLAQELNLRPEYVENVISLLDEGNTIPFIARYRKEMHGSMDDQVIRQLSDRATYLRGLEKRKEDVMHAISEQGKLTDALKKSIESADTLTAVEDLYLPFRPKRKTRASAARAKGLEPLATRLIVGTKQSVEELAQEFVSTEQEVNTWQDALSGAMDILAEDCSVNAALRGHLRALIRNTGELVSSGKEVEKTVYEKYGAFSSPIRRIQSHQVLALNRGEREKLLKVELVCDDESALQLICRSVFRKPHPYEKQLTEMAQDAWKRLLFPSLSREIRKELTDTANEQSIATFALNLRPLLMQPPIKNHVVLGFDPGYRMGCKLAVVDATGAVLDTAVIYPTMSKKSIPEAKQTMQRLCEKNNVTCIALGNGTASRESEQFLTEFIRESGLPIQYMVVSEAGASVYSASKLAAQEFPDFDVNLRSAVSIARRLEDPLAELVKIDPKAIGIGQYQHDMPQARLSQALDGVVEDCVNAVGVDLNTASPSLLEHIAGISPAIAKNIEAYRQENGAFTSRKQLLKVAKLGPKAFEQCAGFLRVAESKEVLDRTAVHPESYPAAKTLLSLCGYTEQDVAERRLSDLNDRIKKEGKSQLAQRCGIGVPTLNDIAAELQKPGRDPRDELPAPLLRSADVMTLGQLKPGMEIVGTVRNVCDFGAFVDIGVHEDGLVHISQLSDKFVKHPSDIVSVGDVVKTVVLSVDTDRKRISLSMRGIKQH; encoded by the coding sequence ATGAACATTACTGAAACGCTCGCGCAGGAGCTGAACCTGCGCCCAGAATATGTGGAAAACGTCATTTCCCTGCTCGACGAGGGCAATACCATCCCATTCATCGCGCGATACCGCAAGGAAATGCACGGCTCGATGGACGATCAGGTCATTCGTCAGCTGTCCGACCGCGCGACCTATCTGCGCGGCTTGGAAAAGCGCAAAGAGGACGTCATGCACGCCATTTCGGAGCAGGGCAAGCTGACCGATGCGCTGAAAAAATCCATTGAAAGCGCCGATACACTGACGGCTGTTGAGGATTTGTACCTGCCATTCCGCCCGAAGCGCAAGACGCGCGCGTCTGCCGCCCGTGCCAAAGGCTTGGAGCCGCTGGCAACCCGCCTGATTGTTGGCACCAAGCAGTCGGTCGAAGAACTGGCACAGGAATTCGTGTCCACAGAGCAAGAGGTAAACACGTGGCAGGATGCTTTATCCGGCGCCATGGATATTCTCGCTGAAGACTGCTCGGTCAACGCGGCGCTGCGCGGCCATCTGCGCGCACTGATTCGCAACACCGGTGAGCTGGTTTCCTCCGGCAAGGAAGTAGAAAAGACCGTCTATGAAAAATACGGCGCATTTTCCAGCCCGATTCGCCGCATCCAGAGCCATCAGGTGCTTGCGCTCAACCGCGGCGAACGCGAAAAGCTGCTCAAAGTGGAGCTCGTCTGTGACGACGAATCAGCATTGCAGCTGATTTGCCGCTCCGTATTCCGCAAGCCGCATCCATATGAAAAGCAGCTGACCGAAATGGCACAGGATGCTTGGAAGCGTCTGTTATTCCCGTCTCTCAGCCGCGAAATCCGCAAGGAACTGACCGACACGGCAAACGAACAGTCTATTGCAACCTTTGCACTTAATCTGCGTCCGCTGCTCATGCAGCCGCCAATTAAAAACCATGTCGTACTCGGCTTTGACCCCGGCTACCGCATGGGCTGCAAGCTAGCCGTTGTCGATGCGACCGGCGCGGTTTTGGACACCGCTGTCATTTATCCGACCATGTCCAAAAAGTCGATTCCGGAAGCCAAGCAAACCATGCAGCGCTTGTGTGAGAAAAACAATGTCACCTGCATTGCGCTCGGCAACGGCACGGCGAGCCGCGAATCCGAACAATTCTTGACAGAATTCATCCGTGAAAGTGGCCTGCCAATTCAGTACATGGTTGTCAGTGAGGCGGGCGCTTCGGTTTACTCCGCATCCAAGCTCGCCGCGCAGGAATTTCCGGATTTTGATGTCAATCTGCGCTCTGCGGTATCTATCGCCCGCCGGTTGGAGGACCCGCTCGCAGAGCTGGTCAAAATTGACCCGAAGGCCATCGGCATCGGACAGTATCAGCATGACATGCCGCAGGCACGCCTGTCGCAGGCGCTGGACGGCGTTGTCGAGGACTGTGTAAATGCCGTCGGCGTCGATTTGAACACTGCCTCTCCGTCTCTGCTCGAACACATCGCGGGCATTTCTCCGGCAATTGCCAAGAATATTGAGGCATATCGTCAGGAAAACGGCGCGTTTACCTCGCGCAAGCAGCTGCTCAAGGTTGCCAAACTCGGCCCCAAGGCATTTGAACAGTGTGCAGGCTTCCTGCGCGTCGCAGAGAGCAAGGAAGTCCTCGACCGCACCGCGGTACATCCGGAATCGTATCCGGCAGCAAAGACGCTGCTGTCTCTGTGCGGCTACACGGAGCAGGATGTTGCCGAACGCCGGTTGTCTGATTTGAACGACCGCATCAAAAAAGAGGGCAAATCCCAGCTGGCACAGCGCTGCGGTATCGGCGTGCCGACCTTGAACGACATTGCAGCAGAGCTGCAAAAGCCGGGCCGCGACCCGCGCGACGAGCTGCCTGCTCCGCTGCTGCGTTCTGCAGACGTCATGACGCTGGGTCAGCTCAAGCCGGGCATGGAGATCGTCGGAACCGTCCGCAATGTGTGTGATTTCGGTGCTTTTGTCGATATTGGCGTGCACGAGGACGGTCTGGTTCACATTTCCCAGCTGTCCGACAAGTTTGTCAAGCATCCGTCCGACATTGTCAGCGTTGGAGACGTCGTGAAAACTGTGGTGCTGTCTGTGGATACAGACAGAAAGCGCATCAGTCTTTCCATGCGCGGCATCAAGCAGCATTAA
- a CDS encoding AI-2E family transporter gives MNPLDKKHRGSIWWITILIAGLLLLLCSGMILRGISSIAQLFRTFLLGIMIAFVLNQPSKLIQNALTKKANWREKSAKAVGILGAYLFIFALLAAVVGIVIPQMIDSVRTFALNMDAYLNNLQQELDRITIPLGVQRIDLSNLIDLAHAGLGKMDAAVVPHILSVTGTMLQALGTLAISIAFSVYLLAGKERILSQGNRVLRAYLPKQTYEQTHSVVRVIVDCFRNYLIGQTTEAIILGSLCFVGMLILGLEYAGAVSVTVGVTAMIPILGAYIGGVVAVILLFMIAPWKALVFLIFFVILQQVENNVIYPRVVGGRLGLPGIWVLLAITVGGQIGGVVGMLLGVPITTVLYTLLRNSVRSRESKKSSP, from the coding sequence GTGAATCCGTTGGACAAAAAACATCGGGGATCTATTTGGTGGATAACAATACTTATTGCGGGGCTGTTGCTGCTCTTATGCAGCGGAATGATTCTGCGGGGTATTTCCAGTATTGCACAGCTGTTCCGCACCTTTTTACTGGGTATCATGATTGCGTTCGTGCTCAATCAGCCGAGCAAACTGATACAAAATGCCTTGACAAAAAAGGCAAACTGGCGCGAGAAGTCCGCCAAAGCGGTCGGCATTCTGGGTGCTTATCTGTTTATTTTTGCGCTGCTTGCGGCGGTGGTCGGCATTGTCATTCCGCAGATGATTGACAGTGTGCGCACCTTTGCCTTGAATATGGATGCGTATTTGAACAATTTGCAGCAGGAACTGGACCGCATCACCATACCGCTCGGCGTGCAGCGCATTGACTTGAGCAATTTGATTGACTTGGCACATGCAGGACTTGGAAAAATGGATGCGGCGGTGGTTCCGCATATTTTATCCGTCACAGGAACCATGCTGCAGGCGTTGGGAACACTCGCCATCAGCATCGCTTTTTCTGTCTATTTGCTGGCGGGCAAAGAACGGATTTTATCACAGGGAAACCGCGTGCTGCGCGCATATCTGCCGAAACAGACCTACGAACAGACGCACAGCGTTGTGCGTGTCATTGTGGACTGCTTCCGCAATTATCTGATTGGGCAGACAACCGAAGCGATTATTTTGGGCAGCTTGTGTTTTGTCGGCATGCTGATACTCGGATTGGAATACGCCGGCGCTGTCAGTGTTACGGTCGGCGTCACGGCGATGATTCCTATTTTGGGCGCGTATATCGGCGGCGTGGTTGCCGTGATTTTGCTGTTTATGATTGCACCGTGGAAGGCGCTTGTTTTTCTGATCTTCTTTGTAATCTTGCAGCAGGTGGAAAACAATGTTATTTATCCGCGCGTGGTCGGCGGAAGATTGGGACTGCCGGGCATTTGGGTGTTGCTGGCGATTACCGTCGGCGGACAAATCGGCGGTGTGGTCGGCATGTTGCTCGGTGTGCCCATTACAACCGTTTTGTACACCCTGCTCCGAAACAGCGTGCGCAGCAGAGAAAGCAAAAAAAGTTCCCCTTGA
- a CDS encoding MFS transporter has protein sequence MGNSKNPTFAGDKEFEKIHLKEKFSYGLGDVACNVVYALTTSLLIYFYTNVVGISAAMIGTIMLVSRFFDGFSDVLIGHLVDRTHSKHGKSRAWILWMMIPYGIAAILLFTVPPATPIVKGIYVFITYNFCTTVVYTALNLPYATLATLMTRDTDQRAVVNLFRTGMSAVGNMIITAITFPLVTMLGDTQQAWIELSIIYAIVSIVMLIICFKNCHERVVEETKTKDGKNVPLLMGIKLCLTNKYFIMFFLLAVFLSFYEAVTGTCNAYYAQYILGNRDLLGALASFESIPQVITVLVLSPFIAKFGKRNVALIGAVVAVIGTVSLFLNPSALNLALFACVMRGIGKGCFRGVKYSMLADVIEYGAWKCGIRVQGLMVSATTAGQKFGSGMTSAIFGALMSLVGFAGTATINAAQSQMLIGIYIIGNIIAWGGIGILLIFYKLDKIYPRIITEMKQREAAGSEA, from the coding sequence ATGGGCAACTCGAAAAATCCGACGTTTGCCGGCGATAAGGAATTTGAAAAAATTCATCTGAAAGAAAAATTTTCTTATGGCCTCGGCGATGTCGCGTGTAACGTTGTTTATGCACTGACAACATCTTTGCTGATTTACTTCTATACTAATGTAGTCGGTATTTCAGCAGCTATGATTGGTACCATCATGTTGGTATCCCGATTTTTTGACGGTTTTTCCGACGTTCTGATTGGACATCTGGTAGACCGCACCCACTCCAAACACGGTAAATCCAGAGCTTGGATTTTATGGATGATGATTCCATACGGCATCGCGGCGATTTTGCTGTTTACGGTTCCGCCGGCTACGCCGATCGTCAAGGGCATCTATGTATTCATTACCTATAACTTCTGCACAACCGTTGTATACACCGCATTGAATCTGCCGTATGCAACACTGGCAACGCTGATGACGCGTGATACCGATCAGCGTGCCGTTGTCAATCTGTTCCGTACCGGCATGTCCGCCGTCGGCAATATGATTATCACGGCCATTACCTTCCCGCTGGTTACCATGCTGGGCGATACGCAGCAGGCTTGGATTGAACTCTCCATTATCTATGCCATCGTTTCGATTGTCATGCTGATCATTTGCTTCAAGAACTGCCATGAGCGTGTCGTAGAAGAGACCAAGACCAAGGACGGCAAGAACGTGCCGCTGCTTATGGGCATCAAGCTTTGCCTGACCAATAAGTACTTTATTATGTTCTTCCTGCTGGCAGTATTCCTCTCCTTCTATGAAGCTGTCACAGGCACGTGCAACGCATACTATGCACAGTATATTCTGGGCAACCGTGACTTGCTCGGCGCTCTCGCTTCGTTTGAATCCATCCCGCAGGTTATCACCGTATTGGTTCTTTCCCCGTTTATCGCCAAGTTTGGCAAGCGCAATGTTGCGCTGATTGGCGCGGTTGTCGCTGTGATCGGCACCGTATCGCTGTTCTTGAATCCGAGTGCTTTGAATCTGGCATTGTTTGCCTGCGTCATGCGCGGCATCGGCAAGGGCTGCTTCCGCGGCGTAAAATATTCCATGCTGGCTGACGTTATCGAGTATGGCGCTTGGAAGTGCGGCATCCGTGTACAGGGTCTGATGGTATCCGCAACCACCGCCGGTCAGAAGTTTGGCTCTGGCATGACCAGTGCAATTTTCGGTGCTTTGATGTCTCTGGTAGGCTTTGCAGGCACTGCGACCATCAATGCAGCACAGTCGCAGATGCTGATTGGTATTTATATCATCGGCAACATCATTGCTTGGGGCGGCATTGGCATTCTGCTCATCTTCTACAAGCTGGATAAGATTTATCCGCGCATCATTACAGAGATGAAGCAGCGCGAAGCAGCAGGCTCGGAAGCATAA